A window from Zingiber officinale cultivar Zhangliang chromosome 7A, Zo_v1.1, whole genome shotgun sequence encodes these proteins:
- the LOC122003012 gene encoding 4-hydroxyphenylpyruvate dioxygenase-like has product MKTQQTREMGKEQATETAALEKSAAGLKLVGFTNFVRVNPRSDRFPVLGFHHIEFWAADATNVAGRFSFSLGMPLSAKSDLSTGNPFFASYLLRSASLRFLVSAPYGGPAATDAAANFTGRSPIPSFDAAVARKFSIDHGLAVRAIAVEVADAAEAFRVSVARGARPASPPADLGEGFALAEVEIYGDVVLRYISFPKVAPSSPKLPAFLPGFEDIEEFEATPPPTYGLQRIDHAVGNVPELLSAVRYIAGFTGFHEFAEFTSEDVGTAESGLNSVVLANNDETVLVPVNEPVHGTKRRSQIQTYLDHNGGAGVQHLALASYDILKTLREMRARTAMGGFDFMPSPPPNYYQGVRRRAGDVLTEEQIKECQELGVLVDRDDQGVLLQIFTKPIGDRPTIFIEIIQRIGCMVKDKEGREYQKGGCGGFGKGNFSELFKSIEEYEKSLEAKQAVAVPSA; this is encoded by the exons ATGAAGACACAGCAGACGAGAGAGATGGGGAAGGAGCAGGCGACTGAGACGGCGGCGCTGGAGAAATCGGCGGCTGGGTTAAAGCTCGTTGGCTTCACCAACTTCGTCCGTGTCAACCCCCGCAGCGATCGATTCCCAGTCCTCGGCTTCCACCACATCGAATTCTGGGCCGCCGACGCCACCAATGTCGCCGGTCGGTTCTCCTTCAGCCTCGGCATGCCGCTCTCTGCAAAATCAGATCTATCCACTGGAAACCCCTTCTTCGCCTCCTACCTCCTCCGCTCCGCCTCTCTCCGCTTCCTCGTATCCGCTCCCTATGGCGGCCCCGCTGCCACCGACGCCGCCGCGAATTTCACCGGCCGGTCTCCTATTCCCTCCTTCGACGCAGCAGTAGCCCGCAAGTTTTCAATCGACCATGGCCTCGCGGTCCGCGCCATTGCCGTCGAAGTCGCCGATGCGGCGGAAGCCTTCCGCGTCAGCGTCGCCCGCGGCGCGCGCCCCGCCTCCCCCCCGGCCGACCTCGGAGAGGGCTTCGCGCTCGCCGAGGTCGAGATCTACGGGGACGTCGTCCTCCGATACATCAGCTTCCCAAAGGTCGCACCTTCGTCCCCAAAGCTCCCGGCTTTCCTCCCTGGTTTCGAAGACATCGAGGAATTCGAGGCGACCCCTCCTCCCACCTACGGCCTCCAGCGGATCGACCACGCCGTCGGAAACGTGCCGGAACTCCTCTCGGCGGTGCGCTACATCGCCGGATTCACCGGCTTCCATGAGTTCGCGGAGTTCACGTCGGAGGACGTCGGCACCGCCGAGAGCGGGCTCAACTCGGTGGTCCTCGCCAACAACGACGAGACCGTGCTGGTGCCGGTGAACGAGCCGGTCCACGGCACCAAAAGGAGGAGCCAAATCCAGACTTACTTGGACCACAATGGCGGCGCAGGCGTGCAGCACCTCGCTCTCGCCAGCTATGACATCCTCAAGACCTTGAGGGAGATGAGAGCAAGAACCGCCATGGGAGGATTCGACTTCATGCCGTCGCCGCCTCCCAACTACTACCAAGGCGTGCGACGGCGTGCTGGCGACGTCCTCACGGAGGAGCAGATCAAAGAGTGCCAGGAACTGGGAGTGTTGGTAGACAGGGATGACCAAGGAGTGCTGCTTCAAATCTTCACAAAGCCAATTGGGGACAG ACCCACAATTTTCATAGAGATAATTCAGAGGATTGGGTGCATGGTGAAGGACAAAGAAGGCAGGGAGTACCAAAAGGGTGGCTGTGGAGGATTTGGGAAAGGCAACTTCTCAGAGCTCTTCAAGTCGATCGAGGAGTATGAGAAGTCCCTTGAAGCCAAACAAGCAGTAGCTGTTCCAAGTGCTTAA
- the LOC122003016 gene encoding SART-1 family protein DOT2-like, with product MIDLEMGEISLERNEDDRATRRDDAGGLNDDAETNNVSKEKSRESEKHRSKDGSKAKREDRDHGSKGRERSKERVSEDYTARDSDRYDARDRDRSESGRDRRKEERSQYGKHRDHDKDRDKERSRDRVREEEHSRDKYREKDRGKDLGRERERSTDREYERSRDHGKSRGRERENDSEIEKEREMVRDHDMAKDRDHDRSKTRDRESERERRKEINIEKGKDNKNREKEKDRDRTKDKEREKTKDREKDRDRDWEKERDKSKEKLREKEIDRSVESDRVKPRTKDRENWAAGAKESEKDDRIQSNIEIDRLDAREEEASWNEIDTHEMSKHKNQQTEKLAEFPSTSVLETRITKMKEERTKKKSDGDSDILAWVSKSRKLEEKKNAEKEALRLSKVFEEQDNLLAESDDEEPAGNTQNLAGVKILHGLDKVIEGGAVVLTLKDQDILRDGDVNDEIDMLENVEIGEQKMRDAAYNASKKRTGLYDDKFSDQSGPQRAILPQYDDPMEDEGISLDEGGRFTGEAEKKLAELRKRIEGGGSVQKGFEDLRASAKITSDYYTPEELLQFKKPKKKKSLRKKEKLDLDAMEAEAVSAGLGASDRGSRTDSRRQAAKEEKEKIEVEIRNRAYQAAYDKAEAASKILRHEQTLTFKSTEDEDFVFGEEYEDLQRSLEQERKLAHRKQDETAASGLQAVALRATSSKEQEHSQSQYTGEPQEEKVVITEVEEFVLGLQLTQGAQKPESEDVFMDDDDSPISLDTETKGDDVGWTQVEETTKAEVSDNENTDDASPDEIIHEVAVGKGLSGALKLLKERGALKETIDWGGRTMDKKKSKLVGIYDNEGAKEIRIERTDEFGRIMTPKEAFRMLSHKFHGKGPGKMKQEKRMKQYHEDLKTKQMKASDTPLHAVEKMREAQAQLKTPYLVLSGHVKPGQTSDPRSGFATVEKDHLGSLTPMLGDKKVEHFLGIKRKPDMGSMGPPPPKKPKS from the exons ATGATTGATTTGGAGATGGGCGAGATTAGCTTGGAACGGAATGAAGATGATAGAGCAACACGCAGAGATGATGCAGGTGGATTGAATGATGATGCGGAGACCAACAATGTTAGCAAGGAGAAGTCCAGAGAGTCTGAAAAACACAGAAGCAAAGACGGAAGTAAAGCAAAACGAGAAGATAGGGATCATGGAAGCAAGGGAAGGGAAAGGTCCAAAGAAAGAGTGAGTGAAGATTACACTGCCAGAGATTCTGATAGATATGATGCAAGGGATAGGGATAGATCAGAGAGCGGTAGGgacagaagaaaagaagaaagatcaCAATATGGGAAACACAGAGATCATGACAAGGATCGAGACAAAGAGAGGAGCAGAGATAGGGTTCGCGAGGAAGAACATAGCCGTGATAAATACAGGGAGAAGGATAGAGGAAAGGACCTTGGTAGAGAGAGGGAGCGAAGTACTGATCGGGAATATGAGAGAAGTCGGGATCATGGAAAAAGTAGAGGAAGAGAACGAGAGAATGACAGTGAGATTGAGAAGGAAAGGGAGATGGTGCGAGACCATGATATGGCGAAGGACCGTGATCATGATAGGAGTAAAACTCGTGATAGAGAATcagaaagggaaagaagaaaagagatAAATATTGAGAAGGGAAAGGATAATAAAAACAGGGAAAAAGAGAAGGACCGTGACCGAACAAAGGACAAGGAAAGAGAGAAAACTAAAGATCGAGAAAAAGATAGGGATAGAGATTGGGAAAAAGAAAGAGACAAGAGTAAGGAAAAGTTGAGAGAGAAGGAAATTGATAGAAGTGTGGAGTCTGATCGAGTTAAACCAAGAACAAAGGATAGAGAAAATTGGGCAGCTGGAGCTAAAGAAAGTGAGAAGGATGATAGAATACAATCTAATATTGAGATTGATAGGCTTGATGCAAGGGAGGAAGAAGCATCTTGGAATGAGATAGACACCCACGAAATGTCTAAACACAAGAATCAGCAAACTGAAAAGCTGGCAGAATTTCCATCAACCTCAGTTCTTGAGACGAGGATAACAAA GATGAAAGAAGAAAGAACGAAGAAAAAATCTGATGGTGATTCTGATATACTAGCATGGGTGAGCAAGAGTAGGAAGCTTGAGGAGAAGAAGAATGCTGAAAAGGAAGCTCTACGGCTTTCAAAAGTTTTTGAGGAGCAG GATAATCTCCTAGCTGAGAGTGATGATGAGGAACCAGCTGGAAACACACAAA ATCTAGCAGGAGTTAAAATTCTTCATGGGCTTGATAAAGTAATAGAGGGTGGGGCAGTTGTTTTGACACTCAAAGATCAAGATATTCTTAGGGATGGTGATGTCAATGACG AGATTGATATGCTTGAGAATGTGGAGATTGGGGAGCAGAAAATGAGAGATGCGGCCTACAATGCTTCCAAAAAGAGAACTGGACTATATGATGATAA GTTTAGCGATCAATCGGGACCTCAAAGAGCAATTCTTCCGCAATATGATGATCCCATGGAAGATGAG GGAATATCATTGGATGAAGGTGGGCGCTTTACAGGTGAAGCTGAGAAGAAGCTCGCAGAG CTACGCAAGAGGATCGAAGGTGGTGGCTCTGTCCAGAAAGGCTTTGAAGATCTGAGAGCTTCAGCAAAAATTACATCAGACTATTATACTCCTGAAGAATTGCTTCAGTTTAAGAAgccaaagaaaaagaaatctctgagaaaaaaagaaaagttagaTTTGGATGCCATGGAAGCTGAGGCTGTTTCTGCTGGGTTAGGAGCCAGTGATCGTGGTTCGAGGACCGACTCGAGAAGGCAGGCTGCCAAGGaggaaaaggagaaaattgaagttgaaataaGAAACAGAGCATACCAGGCAGCATACGACAAAGCAGAAGCGGCTTCAAAAATTTTGCGTCATGAGCAAACCTTAACATTCAAGTCTACAGAGGATGAGGATTTCGTCTTTGGTGAAGAGTATGAAGATCTGCAAAGGTCTCtagaacaagaaagaaaacttGCTCATAGAAAACAGGATGAAACTGCTGCTTCTGGTCTTCAGGCTGTTGCTCTTCGAGCTACGTCTAGtaaagaacaagaacattctcaGAGCCAATACACAGGAGAACCACAAGAAGAAAAAGTTGTAATTACAGAAGTTGAGGAGTTTGTTCTTGGTCTTCAACTTACACAAG GAGCCCAGAAACCTGAATCAGAAGATGTTTTTATGGATGATGATGATTCTCCCATTTCTCTCGATACTGAAACAAAAGGTGATGATGTTGGATGGACCCAAGTGGAAGAAACTACAAAAGCTGAAGTTTCTGATAATGAAAATACGGATGATGCTTCTCCAGATGAGATTATTCATGAGGTTGCTGTAGGAAAAGGTTTATCAGGTGCACTGAAGTTACTTAAAGAACGAGGTGCACTTAAGGAGACCATAGATTGGGGTGGCAGAACTATGGACAAAAAGAAAAGTAAACTTGTCGGGATTTATGACAATGAAGGGGCAAAAGAAATCCGAATTGAGAGGACTGATGAATTTGGCCGTATA ATGACGCCTAAGGAAGCATTTCGAATGCTTTCACATAAATTTCATGGCAAAGGTCCAGGAAAGATGAAGCAGGAGAAGCGAATGAAACAATATCATGAGGATTTGAAGACTAAGCAGATGAAAGCTTCAGACACTCCATTGCATGCAGTGGAAAAAATGAGGGAAGCTCAAGCCCAACTTAAGACACCTTATTTGGTGCTAAGTGGGCATGTTAAACCAGG GCAAACCAGTGACCCCAGAAGTGGTTTTGCTACTGTCGAGAAAGATCATTTGGGGAGTTTGACACCCATGCTCGGTGACAAAAAG GTTGAACACTTCCTCGGGATCAAACGGAAACCTGATATGGGCAGCATGGGGCCACCGCCACCCAAAAAACCGAAGAGTTGA
- the LOC122003015 gene encoding uncharacterized protein LOC122003015: MSSSPAAISLLPFMASALVNSVAFSPSPSPPPAAARTETHSWILGPRISFSHDAAADPSAAMVPADQDCPDSSAEDFEFHLQDDPVSMLPADELFSEGKLVPLQLAAPRSAEARSAVEVGLADPLPKAEIDPYAFSPRAPRCSAGWRELLGLKRARAAKSAGVQVLHGGPVDAAVPRSVIPRSVIKHLLLHRQPKNASIVKSMSLPLLRDSDHDSTPVATRLSHSSSSSSSGPDHENLARLSIESDKPGPIPPRVRLARRRPAMLPSSRDALGPNRRTADPPAQPLRGVSVDSPRMSPSGKIVFQGLERSSSSPGSFTGGPRPRPRGVDRSYSANVRVAPVLNVLPVGSLRGSGKTVSVFGQKKDRYGSASKRAELARRHRRQDRDRHASPK, encoded by the coding sequence ATGTCTTCTTCTCCTGCTGCTATTTCTCTCCTCCCATTCATGGCTTCCGCTCTGGTAAACAGCGTCGCCTTCTCACCATCGCCGTCGCCGCCGCCGGCAGCGGCTAGGACGGAGACGCATTCCTGGATATTAGGTCCTAGGATCTCCTTCAGCCACGATGCCGCTGCCGACCCTTCCGCCGCCATGGTCCCAGCCGATCAGGACTGCCCCGACTCCTCGGCCGAGGACTTCGAGTTCCACCTCCAAGACGACCCCGTCTCCATGCTCCCTGCCGACGAGCTCTTCTCCGAGGGCAAGTTGGTTCCTCTCCAGCTCGCGGCTCCGCGATCGGCGGAGGCCCGCTCGGCCGTGGAGGTCGGTTTGGCGGATCCGCTCCCGAAGGCAGAGATAGATCCGTACGCGTTCTCTCCCCGTGCGCCACGGTGCTCCGCTGGCTGGCGCGAGCTTCTCGGCCTCAAGCGAGCGCGCGCGGCGAAGTCCGCCGGCGTCCAAGTGTTGCATGGCGGACCGGTGGACGCCGCCGTTCCGAGGAGCGTTATCCCTAGGTCCGTCATCAAGCATTTGCTCCTCCACCGGCAACCCAAGAACGCCTCCATCGTCAAGTCGATGAGTCTCCCTCTCCTCCGCGACTCGGATCACGACTCGACGCCGGTCGCCACCCGTCTCtcccactcttcttcttcttcctcctcgggcCCCGACCACGAGAACCTCGCCAGGCTCTCCATCGAATCCGACAAGCCCGGCCCCATCCCGCCTCGGGTCCGCCTCGCGCGACGGCGCCCCGCCATGCTGCCGTCTTCGAGAGACGCCCTAGGCCCTAATCGGCGGACTGCCGATCCACCAGCGCAACCGCTACGGGGAGTGTCGGTGGACAGCCCGCGGATGAGCCCGTCGGGCAAGATCGTGTTCCAAGGCCTGGAGCGAAGCTCGAGCAGCCCGGGGAGCTTCACTGGAGGCCCGAGGCCGCGACCGCGGGGCGTCGATAGGTCTTATTCCGCCAACGTCCGAGTAGCGCCGGTACTAAACGTCCTCCCCGTCGGCTCGCTCCGGGGCTCCGGCAAGACCGTCTCCGTCTTCGGGCAGAAGAAAGATCGCTACGGCTCCGCGTCGAAACGGGCGGAATTGGCCCGGCGCCACCGGCGTCAGGATCGGGACCGCCATGCTTCCCCAAAATAA
- the LOC122003018 gene encoding peroxisomal (S)-2-hydroxy-acid oxidase GLO3-like isoform X2: MRMEITNVSEYEKIAKQKLPKMIYDFIASGAEDQWTLRENRSAFSRILFRPRILVDVSNINMTTTVLGFKISMPIMIAPTSVQKMAHPEGELATARAASAANTIMTLSSCSTSSVEEVNSTGPGVRFFQLYVYEDRNIVRQIVGRAEKAGFKAIVLTVDRPRLGRKEADIKNRFTLPPSLKLKNLEELNIKKMDMDVKWLQTITSLPIILKGVMTAEDTQLAVRVGVAGIVVSNHGGRQLDYVPASITCLEEVVKAAQGKVPVFLDGGIHRGTDIFKALALGASGVFIGRPVVFALAADGEAGVRKVLQMLSDELELTMALSGCTSLEQITRNHVVAESDSNQNLSKM; encoded by the exons ATGAGGATGGAAATCACCAATGTTTCTGAATATGAGAAAATTGCCAAGCAGAAGTTACCAAAGATGATATATGATTTCATTGCATCAGGAGCTGAAGATCAGTGGACACTAAGGGAGAATCGAAGCGCATTCTCGAGGATTCT tTTTCGACCGCGTATTCTGGTTGATGTATCAAACATCAATATGACCACAACAGTCTTGGGTTTCAAGATTTCGATGCCGATCATGATTGCTCCCACATCTGTGCAGAAGATGGCACATCCTGAAG GGGAACTTGCAACAGCTAGAGCAGCATCAGCAGCCAACACTATCATG ACATTATCCTCATGTTCGACTTCCAGTGTCGAAGAAGTTAACTCAACAGGGCCCGGAGTTCGCTTCTTCCAACTCTAT GTCTACGAGGACAGAAATATAGTGAGGCAGATCGTCGGAAGAGCTGAGAAGGCAGGCTTCAAGGCGATTGTACTCACAGTGGACAGACCGAGACTTGGAAGAAAAGAAGCCGACATTAAGAACAG ATTCACTTTACCGCCTTCTTTGAAACTCAAGAACTTAGAGGAGTTGAACATCAAAAAGATGGATATG GATGTGAAGTGGTTGCAGACGATTACAAGCCTCCCAATTATATTGAAAGGAGTCATGACTGCCGAGGACA CTCAATTGGCCGTTCGAGTTGGAGTTGCTGGCATTGTCGTGTCTAACCATGGTGGTCGTCAGCTCGATTATGTCCCGGCAAGCATTACTTGTTTGGAAGAG GTTGTCAAAGCAGCTCAAGGGAAAGTCCCAGTGTTCTTGGACGGGGGTATTCATCGAGGCACCGACATCTTCAAGGCCTTAGCCTTGGGAGCTTCCGGAGTATTT ATCGGAAGGCCAGTGGTTTTTGCATTGGCAGCCGACGGAGAGGCTGGTGTTCGGAAGGTGCTCCAAATGCTTTCAGACGAGCTGGAGCTCACCATGGCCTTGAGTGGCTGCACCTCACTCGAGCAAATCACTCGGAATCATGTCGTGGCTGAGTCGGATTCGAATCAAAATCTCTCGAAGATGTAG
- the LOC122003018 gene encoding peroxisomal (S)-2-hydroxy-acid oxidase GLO3-like isoform X1 — protein sequence MRMEITNVSEYEKIAKQKLPKMIYDFIASGAEDQWTLRENRSAFSRILFRPRILVDVSNINMTTTVLGFKISMPIMIAPTSVQKMAHPEGELATARAASAANTIMTLSSCSTSSVEEVNSTGPGVRFFQLYVYEDRNIVRQIVGRAEKAGFKAIVLTVDRPRLGRKEADIKNRFTLPPSLKLKNLEELNIKKMDMPNDSGLPLYVGSQIVRSLSWKDVKWLQTITSLPIILKGVMTAEDTQLAVRVGVAGIVVSNHGGRQLDYVPASITCLEEVVKAAQGKVPVFLDGGIHRGTDIFKALALGASGVFIGRPVVFALAADGEAGVRKVLQMLSDELELTMALSGCTSLEQITRNHVVAESDSNQNLSKM from the exons ATGAGGATGGAAATCACCAATGTTTCTGAATATGAGAAAATTGCCAAGCAGAAGTTACCAAAGATGATATATGATTTCATTGCATCAGGAGCTGAAGATCAGTGGACACTAAGGGAGAATCGAAGCGCATTCTCGAGGATTCT tTTTCGACCGCGTATTCTGGTTGATGTATCAAACATCAATATGACCACAACAGTCTTGGGTTTCAAGATTTCGATGCCGATCATGATTGCTCCCACATCTGTGCAGAAGATGGCACATCCTGAAG GGGAACTTGCAACAGCTAGAGCAGCATCAGCAGCCAACACTATCATG ACATTATCCTCATGTTCGACTTCCAGTGTCGAAGAAGTTAACTCAACAGGGCCCGGAGTTCGCTTCTTCCAACTCTAT GTCTACGAGGACAGAAATATAGTGAGGCAGATCGTCGGAAGAGCTGAGAAGGCAGGCTTCAAGGCGATTGTACTCACAGTGGACAGACCGAGACTTGGAAGAAAAGAAGCCGACATTAAGAACAG ATTCACTTTACCGCCTTCTTTGAAACTCAAGAACTTAGAGGAGTTGAACATCAAAAAGATGGATATG CCTAATGATTCGGGGCTACCATTATACGTCGGAAGCCAAATTGTTCGTTCCCTATCGTGGAAG GATGTGAAGTGGTTGCAGACGATTACAAGCCTCCCAATTATATTGAAAGGAGTCATGACTGCCGAGGACA CTCAATTGGCCGTTCGAGTTGGAGTTGCTGGCATTGTCGTGTCTAACCATGGTGGTCGTCAGCTCGATTATGTCCCGGCAAGCATTACTTGTTTGGAAGAG GTTGTCAAAGCAGCTCAAGGGAAAGTCCCAGTGTTCTTGGACGGGGGTATTCATCGAGGCACCGACATCTTCAAGGCCTTAGCCTTGGGAGCTTCCGGAGTATTT ATCGGAAGGCCAGTGGTTTTTGCATTGGCAGCCGACGGAGAGGCTGGTGTTCGGAAGGTGCTCCAAATGCTTTCAGACGAGCTGGAGCTCACCATGGCCTTGAGTGGCTGCACCTCACTCGAGCAAATCACTCGGAATCATGTCGTGGCTGAGTCGGATTCGAATCAAAATCTCTCGAAGATGTAG